In Candidatus Mycalebacterium zealandia, one DNA window encodes the following:
- the fabF gene encoding beta-ketoacyl-ACP synthase II yields MARRVVITGIGLITPLGIGHKETWEGICAGKSGVGAITRFDASDQKTQIAGELKEFSPENFMSNREARRDDPFIQYSIAGTKLALEDAGLEITDEIAPKVGIIIASGIGGTITYCKMVRTLDEKGPGRVSPFFIPNVVTNMAAGYGSIKFNARGPNCSTTTACAASGHSLSLSVMLIKNGDAEAMIAGGSEAPLVPLTVAGFNVIKALSTRNDDPATASRPFDAERDGFVLSEGAGTVILEELEFAKARGAEIYAEVLGSGMSGDAHHITAPSLDGPVRCMEMALRNSGLNPQDIDYINAHGTSTKLNDSNETAAIKSVFGDKAYGIPISSTKSMTGHMLGASGTVEASLSALAIKNSVIPPTINLFNKDPECDLDYVPNEAREAKLKTVLSNSYGFGGTNSVIALGKFD; encoded by the coding sequence ATGGCGCGTAGGGTCGTCATCACAGGCATAGGGCTTATAACTCCGCTCGGCATTGGGCACAAAGAAACCTGGGAGGGCATATGCGCCGGAAAAAGCGGCGTGGGAGCGATAACGCGCTTTGATGCCTCAGACCAGAAAACACAAATAGCGGGCGAACTCAAAGAATTCAGCCCTGAAAATTTCATGAGCAACCGTGAAGCCCGCAGAGACGATCCGTTTATTCAGTACTCAATAGCTGGCACAAAACTCGCGCTTGAAGACGCGGGGCTTGAAATCACGGATGAAATCGCCCCGAAAGTTGGAATCATTATCGCTTCGGGAATCGGCGGAACAATAACCTACTGCAAAATGGTAAGGACTCTTGACGAAAAAGGTCCCGGCAGGGTTTCACCGTTTTTTATTCCGAATGTGGTAACAAACATGGCGGCGGGATACGGGTCCATAAAATTCAACGCACGAGGTCCCAACTGCAGCACCACAACGGCGTGTGCGGCAAGCGGGCACTCGCTTTCCCTGTCAGTGATGCTGATTAAAAACGGAGACGCGGAAGCCATGATAGCAGGTGGGAGCGAAGCGCCGCTTGTTCCTCTTACGGTTGCGGGCTTTAACGTCATAAAAGCGCTTTCAACCCGCAATGACGACCCTGCAACGGCGTCAAGACCCTTTGATGCTGAAAGAGACGGCTTCGTGCTCTCTGAAGGAGCCGGGACCGTGATTCTGGAAGAGCTTGAATTTGCAAAGGCGCGCGGCGCGGAAATATACGCCGAAGTGCTTGGCTCCGGAATGAGCGGAGACGCGCACCACATCACGGCTCCGTCCCTTGACGGGCCCGTAAGATGCATGGAAATGGCACTTCGCAATTCGGGTCTCAATCCTCAGGACATTGACTACATCAACGCTCACGGCACATCAACAAAACTTAATGACTCCAATGAAACCGCCGCAATAAAAAGCGTTTTCGGCGACAAAGCGTATGGTATTCCCATCAGTTCCACTAAATCAATGACGGGGCACATGCTTGGAGCGAGCGGAACGGTTGAAGCATCTTTGAGCGCTCTGGCAATTAAAAATTCAGTAATTCCCCCGACTATCAATCTTTTTAACAAAGACCCTGAGTGCGACCTTGACTACGTGCCCAATGAGGCGCGGGAAGCAAAACTGAAAACCGTACTCTCAAACTCATACGGCTTTGGCGGCACAAACTCCGTAATCGCGCTTGGAAAGTTTGACTGA
- the acpP gene encoding acyl carrier protein: protein MVGKIKGMIAQQFGKSADEIELEQSFIDDLGADSLDLVELVMTIEDEFGIEILDEDVEKIITVQDAVGFIKEKQGDGA from the coding sequence ATGGTAGGGAAAATTAAGGGTATGATAGCCCAGCAATTCGGCAAATCCGCTGACGAGATTGAACTGGAACAATCATTCATTGACGACTTGGGAGCGGATTCCCTTGACTTGGTTGAACTCGTTATGACGATAGAGGACGAGTTCGGAATTGAAATTCTGGACGAAGACGTTGAGAAGATTATCACCGTTCAGGACGCAGTTGGTTTCATAAAGGAAAAACAGGGCGATGGCGCGTAG
- the fabG gene encoding 3-oxoacyl-[acyl-carrier-protein] reductase, translating to MFSETEFRGKTALVTGASRGIGRQTAIELARGGCHVIVNYVSNTDAAKKTLDLIEKDGGSGEIMGFDVANYKAVDKSLEPIVKKSGIQILVNNAGITKDKLFVRMSEQDWDDVQSTNLKGVFNCTKAVVRRMLNDRYGRIINITSVVGEMGNPGQINYSSAKAGIIGFTKSAAKEFASRNVTVNAISPGFVETDITAPIPEEMKRVYLESIPLGRYGKAEDISGVVAFLASERASYITGEVIKINGGLYI from the coding sequence ATGTTTTCGGAAACGGAATTTAGAGGCAAAACCGCCCTCGTCACCGGCGCATCAAGGGGAATAGGAAGGCAGACGGCAATAGAACTTGCGCGCGGCGGTTGCCATGTGATAGTGAACTATGTTTCAAACACCGATGCGGCAAAGAAAACGCTTGACCTTATAGAAAAAGACGGAGGCAGCGGCGAAATAATGGGCTTTGATGTCGCCAATTACAAAGCGGTCGACAAATCCCTTGAGCCGATTGTGAAAAAAAGCGGCATTCAAATACTCGTTAATAATGCGGGAATCACAAAGGACAAACTTTTTGTCAGAATGAGCGAACAGGACTGGGATGATGTTCAAAGCACAAATCTCAAAGGGGTTTTTAACTGCACAAAAGCCGTGGTGAGAAGGATGCTTAACGACAGATACGGAAGGATAATCAACATAACGTCCGTAGTCGGCGAAATGGGAAACCCCGGACAGATAAATTACTCTTCGGCGAAAGCGGGAATAATAGGGTTTACAAAATCGGCGGCAAAAGAGTTTGCTTCGCGCAACGTAACAGTCAATGCTATCAGCCCCGGATTTGTGGAGACTGACATAACGGCTCCAATCCCCGAAGAAATGAAACGCGTATACCTTGAATCCATCCCGCTGGGAAGATACGGAAAAGCCGAAGACATATCCGGCGTGGTGGCTTTTCTGGCGTCCGAAAGGGCGTCTTACATCACTGGTGAAGTTATAAAAATTAACGGTGGTCTTTACATTTAG
- the fabD gene encoding ACP S-malonyltransferase, with amino-acid sequence MAMTAFVFPGQGSQYVGMGKDFYDNFPEARFVFESASEAINEDMAALCFNSDEEILSLTANAQPAILTVSAATLAVLEKETDIRPDFVAGHSLGEYSALVAAGAIEFADTVKIVRKRGEFMQEAVPSGEGAMAAIIGLKKDEVEQVCENCSGGGAKNVWPANYNSPEQTVISGRADEVEKASKISIERGAKRAIPLKVSAPFHCPLMSPAAEKLVQTLESVKISEAHVPVITNLEAAPNTDPERVKEILLLQITNPVRWSESVEYMKERNANKFIEIGPGKALCGLIKRTVKNLETSNLEMTEQLHKI; translated from the coding sequence ATAGCAATGACGGCATTTGTTTTCCCAGGACAGGGCTCACAGTATGTTGGAATGGGAAAGGATTTTTACGACAACTTTCCCGAAGCCCGATTCGTGTTTGAAAGTGCGAGCGAAGCCATAAATGAAGACATGGCGGCTCTGTGCTTCAATTCAGACGAAGAAATTTTGAGTCTCACGGCAAACGCTCAGCCGGCAATTTTGACCGTAAGCGCGGCAACTCTCGCGGTGCTTGAAAAGGAAACGGATATACGTCCGGACTTTGTCGCGGGGCACAGCCTTGGGGAATACTCCGCGCTCGTAGCCGCCGGAGCCATTGAATTCGCGGATACGGTGAAAATCGTCAGAAAAAGAGGCGAGTTTATGCAAGAGGCGGTTCCCTCAGGCGAAGGAGCGATGGCGGCAATCATAGGTTTGAAAAAAGACGAGGTTGAGCAGGTGTGCGAAAACTGCTCCGGTGGCGGCGCGAAAAATGTGTGGCCAGCAAACTACAACTCTCCCGAACAAACCGTCATATCGGGACGCGCGGACGAAGTGGAAAAAGCTTCAAAGATATCTATTGAGCGTGGCGCGAAAAGAGCAATACCTCTGAAGGTGAGCGCGCCTTTTCATTGCCCGCTTATGAGCCCCGCCGCGGAGAAACTTGTGCAGACGCTTGAAAGCGTCAAAATTTCAGAGGCGCACGTGCCAGTCATAACAAACCTTGAAGCGGCCCCCAACACTGACCCCGAAAGAGTCAAAGAGATTTTGCTTCTGCAGATAACAAATCCGGTCAGGTGGTCTGAATCAGTTGAATATATGAAAGAGCGGAATGCGAACAAGTTTATTGAGATAGGTCCCGGCAAAGCTCTTTGCGGACTTATAAAAAGAACCGTAAAAAACTTGGAAACTTCAAATCTTGAAATGACGGAGCAGTTGCATAAGATTTAG
- the rpmF gene encoding 50S ribosomal protein L32, which yields MAVPKRKTSTSKSRKRRTHYKAQTPASSMCPQCNEKMPPHRACPHCGYYKGRTFMKSEDEETEQ from the coding sequence ATGGCGGTTCCAAAAAGAAAAACATCAACTTCCAAATCAAGAAAAAGAAGGACTCATTACAAAGCACAAACTCCCGCGAGTTCAATGTGCCCTCAATGCAATGAGAAAATGCCTCCCCACAGGGCTTGTCCACACTGCGGCTACTACAAAGGCAGAACTTTCATGAAATCAGAGGATGAAGAAACAGAGCAGTAA
- a CDS encoding slipin family protein, whose translation MIPTPSITTLVIIGVLLLLSGAKILKEYERGVVLRLGRVIGVKGPGFVWIIPFVDKMTRVSLRVIAMDVPPQDVITKDNVSVKVNAVLYFRVVDPINTIIKVENYYYATSQLAQTTLRSVLGQVELDGLLTEREELNTKLQEVLDAQTDEWGIKVTLVEVKHVDLPQEMQRAMAKQAEAERERRARIISAEGEFQASQKISEASDILSRNPASLQLRFLQALSDLPSERNSTIILPLPIDILKPFLEKTKNETNT comes from the coding sequence ATGATTCCAACTCCTTCAATAACAACCCTGGTCATAATAGGGGTCCTGCTCCTGCTGTCGGGAGCAAAGATTCTTAAAGAATACGAAAGAGGCGTGGTTCTGCGTCTTGGGCGCGTTATCGGCGTCAAAGGGCCGGGCTTTGTCTGGATAATCCCGTTCGTTGATAAAATGACGAGGGTCAGTTTGCGCGTAATCGCAATGGACGTTCCGCCGCAGGATGTAATTACAAAAGACAATGTTTCAGTCAAGGTCAATGCCGTTTTGTATTTCAGGGTTGTTGATCCGATAAACACAATTATCAAAGTGGAAAACTACTATTACGCGACCTCTCAACTTGCGCAAACAACGCTCAGAAGCGTGTTGGGACAGGTTGAACTGGACGGACTTCTGACCGAAAGGGAAGAGTTGAACACTAAACTGCAGGAAGTTCTTGATGCTCAGACCGACGAGTGGGGAATCAAGGTTACGCTTGTTGAAGTGAAGCATGTTGACCTGCCGCAGGAAATGCAGAGAGCTATGGCGAAACAGGCGGAAGCTGAAAGAGAGAGAAGGGCGCGCATCATAAGCGCCGAAGGCGAGTTTCAAGCGTCTCAAAAAATCAGCGAAGCGTCCGACATACTTTCAAGAAATCCCGCTTCGCTCCAACTGCGCTTTCTTCAGGCGCTCTCAGACCTTCCGTCCGAGAGAAACTCAACTATAATACTGCCTCTGCCGATTGATATTCTGAAACCTTTTCTTGAAAAAACAAAGAATGAAACGAACACCTGA
- a CDS encoding nodulation protein NfeD: MSGKAQTALICAFLACAAFIPAGAGGETESRPEQVIVAPLKGTVNPFSADFIKTAIERGGREKAEAVIVIIDTPGGLLNSTKEIVQDILNSPVPVVAYISPSGATATSAGTFIFLAAHIAAMAPGTSVGAAHPVTMQGKAEEGKTGEKITNFASSYIDSIARQRKRNRKWAVKAVTESSSVTWEYAVKNNISDLTAPDMDTLLNKIDGMEVKAGGKTMKLATAGAKILTHKMTARQKMGNILGSPDIAYLLLSLGSIGILMEIYNPGSIFPGVVGAISLMLAFAALQVLPFNYAGLGLIMVGTGLMIAEVFMTSYGLLALAGLVSLIAGGTLLFDPAQTGGVNEKTLATVGTAFVLIFGAVAISVARSQKTSVAGGEGQVAGMEGKVVDWNGGGGIVFIGGEYWKAESNTPLSKGERIIVEKKTKGLKVKVKRSDSGNS; the protein is encoded by the coding sequence ATGAGTGGCAAGGCACAAACCGCATTAATATGCGCGTTTCTGGCGTGCGCGGCTTTTATTCCGGCTGGAGCGGGCGGGGAGACTGAATCCCGCCCGGAGCAAGTGATAGTCGCGCCGCTTAAAGGGACGGTCAATCCCTTCTCGGCGGATTTCATCAAAACCGCAATAGAACGGGGAGGCAGGGAAAAAGCCGAAGCGGTGATTGTGATTATTGACACGCCCGGCGGTTTGCTCAATTCAACAAAAGAAATAGTGCAGGACATTCTCAACTCGCCCGTGCCGGTCGTTGCCTACATTTCCCCTTCCGGCGCGACTGCAACCTCCGCAGGCACTTTTATATTTCTCGCGGCTCACATAGCCGCAATGGCTCCGGGAACCAGCGTGGGAGCGGCGCATCCGGTTACGATGCAGGGCAAGGCGGAAGAGGGGAAAACCGGCGAGAAAATCACAAACTTCGCCTCGTCATATATTGACAGCATCGCGCGCCAGAGAAAACGCAACAGAAAATGGGCGGTCAAGGCTGTTACGGAAAGTTCGTCCGTCACCTGGGAATACGCGGTGAAAAACAACATCTCCGACCTCACCGCGCCGGACATGGACACGTTGCTGAACAAAATTGACGGGATGGAAGTTAAAGCGGGCGGAAAAACCATGAAACTTGCGACGGCGGGAGCAAAAATCCTCACGCACAAAATGACGGCGCGCCAGAAAATGGGAAACATTCTCGGCTCTCCGGACATCGCGTATCTTCTTCTGTCTCTGGGCTCAATAGGAATTTTGATGGAGATATACAATCCCGGAAGTATTTTTCCGGGCGTTGTCGGAGCCATCTCCCTTATGCTCGCTTTCGCCGCATTGCAGGTGCTTCCGTTCAACTACGCCGGGCTTGGACTTATCATGGTGGGAACGGGGCTTATGATAGCCGAGGTTTTCATGACAAGTTACGGACTTCTCGCGCTTGCGGGACTGGTCTCCCTTATTGCGGGAGGGACATTGCTTTTTGATCCGGCGCAAACGGGAGGCGTGAATGAAAAAACGCTCGCGACTGTTGGCACGGCTTTTGTTCTTATATTCGGAGCGGTCGCTATCTCTGTGGCGCGCTCACAGAAAACATCGGTTGCCGGCGGAGAGGGACAGGTTGCCGGAATGGAAGGCAAGGTTGTTGACTGGAACGGCGGAGGAGGTATAGTTTTTATCGGCGGAGAATACTGGAAAGCCGAAAGCAACACGCCGCTTTCAAAAGGAGAGCGGATTATTGTTGAGAAAAAAACAAAAGGCTTGAAAGTTAAAGTAAAACGCTCTGATTCTGGAAATTCTTAA
- a CDS encoding tetratricopeptide repeat protein translates to MNNNDTPSNSPPPMEDGRLSSVAGVLEKISDRVPSMSRLSISAVVLVALTALLLYVFMVDSREKEMLKANVRMDAAVAAYENGEVDSSLEIFREVRDNFPNFEIAKLALYYEGAILFGMEKDEKSRERMDSFLGGSPDPILKTEALFMAGFSSFRLEEWKKAIGYFEELRPLGTPSHVRRVLPLLGTAYTKAGNRERAEEIYRIFVTAFPVPEKTDGAEEKP, encoded by the coding sequence ATGAACAACAACGACACCCCTTCGAACTCTCCTCCGCCGATGGAAGACGGCAGACTTTCAAGCGTAGCCGGCGTTCTGGAAAAAATCTCCGACCGTGTTCCATCAATGAGTCGGCTGTCCATCTCCGCAGTTGTGCTTGTCGCGCTTACGGCTTTGCTTCTTTATGTATTTATGGTTGATTCACGCGAAAAAGAGATGCTGAAGGCAAACGTCAGAATGGACGCTGCGGTTGCCGCTTATGAGAATGGTGAGGTCGATTCTTCTCTGGAAATTTTCAGGGAAGTCAGAGACAATTTTCCGAATTTTGAGATAGCGAAACTGGCTCTGTATTACGAGGGAGCCATACTGTTCGGAATGGAAAAAGATGAAAAGTCGCGCGAGCGTATGGACAGTTTTCTCGGGGGCTCGCCCGACCCCATTCTCAAAACCGAAGCTCTTTTTATGGCGGGCTTTTCCAGTTTCCGCCTTGAAGAATGGAAAAAAGCCATCGGTTATTTTGAAGAGTTGAGACCGCTCGGAACCCCGTCTCACGTGAGGCGCGTTCTGCCGCTTCTCGGAACCGCTTACACAAAAGCCGGAAACAGGGAAAGAGCCGAAGAGATTTACAGAATTTTTGTAACCGCTTTTCCCGTTCCCGAAAAGACGGACGGCGCGGAAGAAAAGCCGTAG
- a CDS encoding 2,3-bisphosphoglycerate-independent phosphoglycerate mutase, whose product MRSLIKGISSKSESKIIMCVLDGLGGLPVNGKTELQSAKTPNLDKLARAASCGFHTPVAPGITPGSGAAHLGLFGYDPLSFMVGRGVIEAAGLGIKTGKNDLVARGNFATVETQKRKNVLTDRRAGRISTKHSAELVSQISASVKKIGDVKIKIYPGLEHRFVVVFTFPHPVPDAEQIYDTDPQKEGGEAPLEVKTDSRNKKTIAATRTIQRFSEKAKEVLKNRKTANCVLLRGFSSPPNLETFEQTYGLKAACVAAYPMYRGIAQIAGMDIKNPVGGKTEQIISGAEKIFSGFDFIYLHIKSTDRYGEDGNFKDKARAISEFDKFVPRLLKLAPDVLIVTGDHSTPAAMSAHSWHPVPLLIKSRHSIGGAGGFNEMDCRTGELGIIRAVEIMPLALAHAGRLAKFGA is encoded by the coding sequence ATGCGTTCACTTATAAAAGGGATTTCCTCAAAATCGGAATCCAAAATAATTATGTGCGTGCTTGACGGTCTCGGAGGACTGCCCGTGAACGGTAAAACCGAACTGCAAAGCGCGAAAACACCCAACCTTGACAAACTCGCGCGCGCGGCGTCTTGCGGTTTTCACACTCCGGTGGCGCCCGGCATCACTCCGGGTAGCGGAGCCGCGCATCTGGGGCTTTTCGGCTACGACCCGCTCTCTTTTATGGTGGGCAGGGGCGTAATTGAAGCCGCCGGGCTTGGCATAAAAACCGGGAAAAATGATTTGGTCGCGCGCGGAAATTTCGCCACCGTTGAAACGCAAAAAAGAAAAAACGTCCTCACGGACAGAAGGGCGGGAAGAATTTCAACAAAACACAGCGCCGAACTTGTTTCGCAAATATCGGCTTCGGTTAAAAAAATCGGAGATGTGAAAATAAAAATCTATCCGGGTCTTGAACACAGATTTGTGGTTGTGTTCACTTTCCCGCATCCGGTTCCGGATGCGGAGCAAATCTACGACACGGACCCGCAAAAGGAAGGGGGTGAGGCACCGCTCGAGGTGAAGACTGATTCGCGAAATAAAAAAACCATCGCCGCCACGCGGACCATACAGCGGTTCTCTGAAAAAGCGAAAGAGGTTTTGAAAAACAGAAAAACCGCGAACTGTGTTCTCCTCAGGGGATTTTCCTCCCCGCCAAATCTTGAAACCTTTGAGCAAACCTACGGGCTCAAAGCCGCGTGCGTCGCGGCGTATCCCATGTATCGAGGCATAGCGCAAATCGCCGGAATGGACATAAAAAACCCGGTCGGCGGAAAAACGGAGCAAATAATCAGTGGCGCGGAAAAGATTTTTTCTGGTTTTGACTTTATTTATCTGCACATAAAATCCACTGACAGATACGGAGAGGATGGCAATTTCAAGGACAAAGCGCGCGCCATCAGCGAGTTTGACAAGTTTGTTCCGCGCCTACTCAAACTCGCCCCGGATGTTTTGATTGTAACGGGAGACCACTCAACACCGGCAGCTATGTCGGCTCACAGCTGGCATCCGGTTCCGCTCTTGATAAAATCACGCCACAGTATCGGCGGTGCGGGCGGTTTTAATGAAATGGACTGCCGCACCGGAGAACTGGGAATCATAAGGGCGGTTGAGATTATGCCGCTCGCTCTTGCTCACGCGGGGCGGCTCGCGAAATTTGGAGCTTAG
- a CDS encoding MBL fold metallo-hydrolase yields MTLSNPIKVTVLGCATSTGVPVLGCDCDVCSCAAEENIRTRSSALVETAGLNLLIDTSPDLRTQALRANISEVSAVLYTHSHADHTNGIDDLKPFTDFGRKIIECYANPETVANLKRNFGYIFGGESPGEVKPNLRLNEIDGDFSIEHTRIVPVEINHGSWNILGYRIGNFAYLTDCNGIPPESMKKLSGLELLIISALRYNPHPSHFNLEQTLEHIEIISPQKAVLTHMSCKMDYFELKKTLPANVEPARDGAIFEIQNTGGNTSV; encoded by the coding sequence ATTACTTTGAGCAACCCGATAAAAGTGACGGTTCTGGGCTGCGCAACCTCAACCGGCGTTCCGGTTCTGGGTTGCGATTGCGATGTTTGCTCCTGCGCGGCTGAGGAAAACATCCGCACGAGAAGCTCCGCACTTGTGGAAACAGCGGGCTTGAATCTTCTAATAGACACCTCTCCGGACCTTAGAACGCAGGCGTTGCGCGCAAATATCTCTGAGGTCAGCGCGGTTTTATACACGCACTCACACGCCGACCACACAAACGGCATAGACGATTTAAAACCATTTACGGATTTCGGGCGGAAAATAATAGAGTGTTACGCGAACCCTGAAACCGTCGCGAATTTGAAGAGAAACTTCGGCTACATTTTTGGCGGCGAAAGCCCGGGAGAAGTGAAACCGAACCTGCGCTTGAACGAAATTGACGGAGATTTTTCCATAGAGCACACACGGATTGTTCCGGTGGAAATAAATCACGGCTCATGGAACATTCTGGGCTACAGAATTGGAAACTTCGCCTATTTGACGGACTGCAACGGGATTCCGCCCGAATCAATGAAAAAACTCTCCGGACTTGAACTACTTATAATCAGCGCTTTGAGATACAACCCTCATCCGTCCCATTTCAATCTTGAGCAAACACTTGAACATATAGAAATCATCTCTCCACAAAAAGCGGTTTTAACTCATATGAGTTGCAAGATGGATTATTTTGAACTGAAAAAAACTCTTCCCGCGAATGTGGAACCCGCGAGGGACGGCGCCATTTTTGAAATTCAAAACACGGGAGGCAATACAAGTGTCTGA
- the polX gene encoding DNA polymerase/3'-5' exonuclease PolX — translation MGANRQIAHLFSEIASILEIQDSNPFRIQAYKKAADLISEMESDLSKMLSEGRDFSSMKGIGKDMSAKIQEFFDTGAIEYHGKLRSEVGEGILEMLKIRGLGPKTARLFSDAGVKSVEDLEQRLHKGGGEDIKGIGKKKSEAILEALTFYKSNLSFHGLGKALAAAQVLRTRVLTIDGVVDASAVGALRRMTETVSEIEMLVSFKGDEKRFFNTLSSLDWTQSVECLKDPETPKAVVSSDIEIQTVVYLTPPENFYFNLARLTGSEKHWEKLTSAKKGKVSRLARSEEDLYSNLGFEFIVPELREDLGEIEAAKKGALPRLVELADIRGDLHTHTNWSDGRDSVETMVRAALEKGYEYIALTDHSPSSKVANGLDAERVALKIEEVKKINSLLDGIEVFCGSEVDIKPDGSLDYPDDILSELDFVVASIHGSFSQDSDAVTKRVICALENPFVHVLGHPTARIIGRRAPCAIDIEKITDAALSNGKALEINASCDRLDLKDEHACIAARKGVKLIISTDAHAVRHFESMACGVAVARRGWCERGNFLNALPLEDLRNWLKTRG, via the coding sequence ATGGGCGCGAACCGCCAAATAGCGCATCTTTTTTCGGAAATTGCCTCAATACTTGAGATTCAGGATTCCAATCCGTTCAGAATACAAGCGTATAAAAAAGCCGCCGATTTGATAAGTGAAATGGAGTCGGACCTCTCCAAAATGCTTTCCGAAGGACGCGATTTTTCTTCTATGAAGGGCATAGGAAAGGATATGTCTGCGAAAATCCAGGAATTTTTTGATACGGGCGCGATTGAGTATCACGGAAAACTGCGCTCCGAGGTTGGTGAAGGAATACTTGAAATGCTCAAGATCAGGGGGCTGGGACCGAAAACCGCGCGCCTTTTTTCGGATGCCGGAGTAAAAAGCGTTGAAGATCTTGAACAACGTCTTCACAAAGGCGGCGGAGAGGACATTAAAGGTATCGGAAAAAAGAAATCCGAAGCAATACTTGAAGCTCTCACTTTTTACAAAAGCAATCTTTCTTTTCATGGGCTTGGCAAGGCGCTTGCCGCCGCACAGGTTTTGCGGACGCGCGTTCTCACGATTGACGGCGTTGTGGACGCAAGCGCCGTCGGTGCTTTGAGGAGAATGACGGAAACAGTTTCAGAGATTGAGATGCTTGTGTCGTTCAAGGGCGATGAGAAGCGGTTTTTCAACACCCTTTCCTCTCTGGATTGGACGCAAAGCGTTGAGTGCTTGAAAGACCCTGAAACGCCCAAAGCGGTTGTGAGTTCGGATATTGAAATTCAAACAGTTGTTTATCTCACGCCGCCCGAAAATTTTTATTTCAACCTTGCGCGTCTAACAGGTTCGGAAAAACACTGGGAAAAACTGACATCCGCAAAAAAAGGCAAAGTCTCGCGCTTGGCGCGCAGTGAAGAGGATTTGTATTCCAATCTGGGTTTTGAGTTTATCGTTCCCGAACTAAGGGAGGACCTCGGAGAGATTGAAGCCGCCAAAAAAGGCGCCCTGCCCCGCCTTGTTGAATTGGCGGATATCAGGGGAGACCTTCACACCCATACAAACTGGAGCGATGGACGGGATTCCGTTGAGACAATGGTGCGCGCGGCGCTTGAAAAGGGGTATGAATACATTGCGCTGACGGATCATTCCCCGTCTTCAAAAGTGGCTAACGGGCTTGATGCCGAACGGGTCGCGCTTAAAATTGAAGAGGTGAAAAAAATCAATTCTCTGCTTGACGGCATAGAGGTTTTTTGCGGCTCTGAGGTTGATATAAAGCCGGACGGCTCTCTGGACTATCCGGACGACATTCTTTCCGAACTTGATTTTGTGGTCGCTTCCATCCACGGCTCTTTTTCACAGGATTCAGATGCTGTTACAAAACGTGTCATTTGCGCGCTTGAAAACCCTTTTGTTCACGTGCTTGGACACCCGACTGCGAGAATTATCGGGCGGCGCGCGCCGTGCGCGATAGATATTGAAAAAATCACGGACGCGGCTTTGAGCAATGGAAAAGCGCTTGAAATAAACGCCTCCTGCGACCGTCTTGACCTTAAAGACGAACACGCGTGTATTGCGGCGCGCAAAGGAGTTAAACTTATAATCTCAACGGACGCTCACGCCGTTCGGCATTTTGAATCGATGGCATGCGGGGTTGCGGTTGCCAGACGAGGCT